In the Syntrophus aciditrophicus SB genome, ATTGGATCGATCAAGATCGGCCTGGGCAATGCCCGCGTGATACTTCAAAGCACGAACCGTCGCCACAAGAACCACGATGCGGGGATTCAAGCCGCCGTAAGGGGCCACGATGTCGAAAAACTTTTCCGCACCAAGATCGAAACCGAAACCTGCCTCGGTAACGACATAATCAGCGAGGCGAAGCGCCAGGTCAGTGCCGAGGATGCTGCTCGTCCCCTGGGCGATGTTGGCGAACGGCCCTCCGTGAATAATCGCCGGCACATTCTCTGTGGTCTGGACAAGATTCGGAAGCAGGGCGTATTTGAGAAGCGCTGTGACCGCCCCTTCGACTTTCAAATCACCGGCCATAACCGGACTGTCATCATAAGTAAATCCCACCAGTATTCTGCGTATCTTTTCCTTCAATTCCCGATAGGATCGGGAAAGACAGAGGATAGCCATGATTTCGCTGGAAGGAACGATATCAAATCCCGTTTCCCTGGGAACGCCGTTAACGGAACCGCCGAGGCCGATGACAATGTTTCGGAGAAATCGGTCATTCATGTCGAGAACACGGCGCCAGGTCACTTTCCTCGGATCGATGTTCAGAATATTGTCATGATACACCGAATTGTCCACAATGGCTGACAGGAGATTGTGGGCGCTCTCCACTGCGGCGAAATCATTTGTAAAATGGAGATTGATGTCGTCGACCGGATGGACACGTGAGAGCCCTCCCCCTGTGGCGCCACCCTTCATGCCGAACACAGGGCCAAGGGAGGGCTCCCGAAGAGCGGCAATGGTGGCTTTCCCCAGTCTGGCCAGAGCCTGGGCGAGTCCAATGGAAACGGTGGTTTTCCCCTCTCCGGCCGGTGTCGGCGTCATGGCCGACACGAGGATCAGGGAGGCGTCGGGACGACTATGAAAACGGGAAATGGCTTCAAGACGAACCTTGGCCTTGTATCGACCGTAAGCTTCAATATCGTCTTCGGAAAGGCCGATTGTTGCCGCAATGTCGGCTATAGGCTTCAGTTCTTTCGTGTCTTGTCTGGAGTTGCGGTGGGTCATGAGTTTATTTGCAGATCACGGCATCGAAACGTATGTCAATGTTATATTCATCGCCGATACGGTTGAGATCGGTTTTTAAATCCAGGATTTTCACTGCCGGCGGCAGAGAGAAATTGCAGACCATAGAAAAAACATTGGCTCCTGTGACCGGGTTGTTGTCCACGTTGGTGGAAATGTCGTCAATATTGATCCCTCTGCCATGGAGGGCCTTGCATATCTGCTGGATGATGCCCGGGCGGTCGATGGAGGTTGCTACGAGTCTGTATGGAATGGACGGAGCAACCTCCCGGTGAAGCGGAGCTTTGGTCTTCCGGACGTGAATGTCCAGGCCGGTCTTTTCTCGTAAGCTGTCCAGGTCCTTGATGAGCCTTTCTATGTCATCCGTGCTGCCGGAAGTCAGGATAATCATCCCGAACTCTCCTCCGAGAACACAGCCCCGGGATCGTTCGATATTGATGCCCCGCGCCGTGAAAAATTCCGAAATCTGTCTTGCAAGGCCCGAACGATCCGGCCCCATGAATGAAAACACAACGTAGGATCTCATCAGTCAACTCCGCACTGTTTTTTCAAATTCATCTGAAACGGCTGTATCCGCACCACATGCTTCAAGAGCGAAATATGTGATTCCTTAGCCGACCATACGGCCCGTGTCAAGGAAAAGTCATTTTTTTTCGTTTTCTCTGATTACGCGAACTTTTCATTTTTTATAAAGATCAGCTGTGCTCAACCTCCAAAACTGGAATTCCGGAAGGTGATCTTTTCAGGAATTGATGGCTCACCGAGGCATGTGATTTACGCGGACGAAAGATTGAATTTCTGTGCGCCCTTCCGGCTTTTCCTGAGAGTCATTAAGTCTGAATGTTCATGGTTTGTCCTGCTTTATGAACGTTCCCTTCTCGAGTTCATCAAAGGCGATGCGGAGTTCTTCCCCGGTATTCATGACGATCGGCCCTCTCCAGGCAATAGGCTCTCCGATGGGTTTTCCGGAAATGAGAAGAAATCGGACCGGTTCATCTTCTGTTGATATCTGAACCTGTTCACCGTCTTCAAAAAGGACTAAAGATTCGTTTTCCAGATAAGGATTTGAATTCAGATCATAATCATTATTCCCTTCCGCCTCGTAAGCGAATGGCTTCTTTTCCATGCAAAAATATCCTTTCCCGAAAATAACATAGGCAAATACTTTGTGTCCGGGCTTTGTAGGATGGGAAAAAGTAGTCTTTGCCGGTACGGTGACGTCAATATATTCCGGATCGATGACTATGCCCGTTACCGGTCCTCTTGTGTCGTTTACGCTACCGCAGATGATCCTGATTGTTACTCCATTATCCTGCTTAATGATCGGAATCTGGCTCGCCTTGACATCCCTGTAGCGGGGCGACATCATCTTGTCTGCGGCTGGGAGATTAGCCCAGAGTTGGAAGCCTTCCAGAATGCCCTTTGAATCACCCTGAGGCATTTCCTGATGTATGATCCCGCTTCCCGCTGTCATCCACTGAACATCTCCGGATGTGATGCGCCCCTGATTTCCCATGCTGTCCCGGTGCTCGACATCGCCCCGCAGTACATAAGTGATCGTCTCAATGCCACGATGCGGATGCCATGGAAATCCTTTTGAATAATGGTCCGGGTTATCGGAGCGAAAATCATCAAGAAGTAAAAAGGGGTCAAACAGAGGGATTTCCCTGTGACCAAATGCCTGCATCAGATGAACCCCCGCACCCTGGATGATGGGTCTGCTCCTGAATACTCTGTGAATTTTTCTCGTTATTGTCATCTCTGATTCCTCCTCAAAAAGAGATCGGTAAAACGCCACGATAAAATCCATGAAGATATTTCCATTCAGTCGGGCATCCTTTTCTATTTTGTAAGAAGAAAAAAAAGGAGGACAGACGCCGGCGTTTCACTGCGCCTTATTACTCCAGATCTATTTTATAATTAATCAGGTTTGAATTGATTTTCACGGTCATGAATCATCACCGGAACAGGGATGGCCGCGAAGACCCTCGATAACTTTTACGGATTGAAATCAGGAGAAGCCAACACGTTCTCGGCTGGTTGTGTGTGGCGACAGGGACTGGAATTCACGAACAGCCGCCCTTGGAGGAATTCAGACGGAACACTGCACAACCTTGTTTCTGCCGCCAAGTTTAGCCTCATACATCTTGAAGTCTGCCTGAGCAAGCAGCACGTCGAGGCTGTGCCCCTCGGACGGGTAGGAAGCTACGCCTATGCTGACCGTCGTGCGGACAATTTTGCCATCCAGTACGAGGGGGGTATTCTCTACGGCTTTGCGGATTCGTTCAGCGACGTCAAGGGCGCCGGTCGATGGCGTTTCGGGGAGTAAAACGACGAATTCGTCGCCGCCTTGACGGGCCAGAATGTCGGAATGTCGCAGTTGAGCCTGGATTGTATTCACCAGCGTAACAAGAAGCTGATCACCGGCCTTGTGGCCGTAGTCGTCGTTGACTCGTTTCATGTTATCGCTGTCAATGGCGAGCAGACTCAGAGGGCGGTTGTAACGCACTGTGTGGCCGAACAGCCGGTCGGCGATGATGGCCAGGCCGCGACGATTGTATATCCCCGTCAGCTCGTCTGTTTCCGACATCAGTTTGATCTTGTTGAGGCCATAGCGGATATCGGACGCGAACATGGTGGTGATGTACGCCACAAGCACAAAAGGAGCGAATCGGGCAAACAAGGCGCCGACATATTTCAGCGAAAAAAGCTCATTAATTGATGAGTGACTTCCGAGAAAAATGAAACAGGTGCCGATCAGGGCCAGTTCCAGGAGGGTGGTCAGCTTGCCCAGGGCCAGCGCACTGGTGATGATCACCAGCAGATAAGAATTCAACAGGGGACTTTCCAGCTTGCCTGTATGCCATAGCGCCCAAGTGACAAACCCGGTCATGACCCAGGTTTCCACCGCGAGTTTCCATCTTGATTCCTGTTTAAGGAAGCGCGCATAGCGGAAGCCCATGACAAAGGCTGCATACATGACCAGAGACAGAACAATGGATGGCGCGTCTTTGACGTCGGTGCCGCCGAAGACGTGATACAGCAGAACAAGGATAAGCAGCAGCCATTCGATTTCCGCCACAGATCTGGAAATGCCGCGAAGCTCTTCCTGTTCTATGGACGTCGTGATGCGTGTTTCTTTTTGTGCCGTATTTTCCATCGAGTTGCAGCTCCATTCACCTGACGGGATATGACGCGCAAGTTTGCTGTAATAATGACAGTTTCGTCCGGTGCTTTGATCTATAATTCAGAACAAACTTATATGTCAATGAGATAGTGATACATAACATTTCGATATATATATCCGAAAATTGCCTGCGTCACAAGTGTAAGTCAGGCTGCGTCATAATAATATGGAACGGCTATAAGGCGCTTGACATCGAAACACATGGAATGGTATGACATCAACCGTTCAAAAGTCACGACATGGATGTTTGCAGCTTCTCATTTCGAAGGAACATCAAACGGCATCCCTAAGCAGATTATCAGTAAGGAAACAGTTTATCTTTCTTTACGCCCGGCTTGGATGGCGGGGGTGGAAAACGTTAGCCCTGACAGGGTTTATGCACGGTCTGACCGACTCTGAAAATGTTGTGGCCGGCATTAATTCCACAACGTAAAACAGGTTGATAATTACGCTTCATTCTTTACGCACTGATGATGTTTTACAGAGTTTGGTCTGCTCCGGCAGTAAGGGTTTTAAATTGCATCATTTTATAAGAAAATAACCTGGTCGGCAGTTCAGGGTTCTTTTCATTTTCGGCGGGAACGAACATCCCAAAATATTGACCATCGGTTTCATAACAGTCCAACCCCGCTCGATGATGCAGATAATCAGGAGGTTAAATGCAATATTACTGGCTTAAAATATCCGAAGAAGACGAAGTAGAGGGCGATATTCAGCGTCATCACTATATCGTGTCCGCGGAAGATATCAACGAGGCGCGGAAAATCGCACGTGAATTCATAAGAAATTTCTGTGAAGACGATGAAAACCCGGAACCGATCAAGGATGGTTTTTCATTTTACAATAATGCCGTGAAGGTCAGGCTGTCGGATGTCAAGGAAACAACCAGGGAAGAATTTACTCAGTTTATTTTCAAACTGCATTCAATCACGTGGCACTGACCGCGCCCCCTTTCAAGTCAACCTTGTGTATTCGAACTCATGATGTAGCAGCGCGATCTGAATTTTTCGTTTGATTTCTCTTCTGTTACTCCGTCGAATATAATTTATTTTTCTTTATGTAATGCCGGACAGAATCCGGCGTCAGATAGGTGATGGATTTTCCATTTTTTACCCTGGCTCGGATGTCCGATGATGAAATATCCAGAAAGGTGACCTGACGGAAGTAGATGAGGTGGCCGGATGGTCCTCGATATCCGTCAGCAGCCTCGTCATAAATGAACTGCCTCGCAAACTCCTCCGGCAGAATTCCCGAAAGCCCCATGCTTTCGTATCCCGGTCGAGTGAGAACGGAGAAGTTGCATAAAAGCAGGAGTTTTTGCCAGTCCTTCCAGGTCTGAATGGCCTGAAAGGCATCCTGCCCGAGAATGAAGTAGATCTCGATCGACTTGAGATATTTGTTGAGGAAATATTCTACGGTTTCAATCGAATAGGACTTCCCAGCCCGTAAATTCTCCACATCGGAAAATGAAAAAGAGGGGTTGCCTTCAATGGCAAGACGGACCATTTGCTCCCGATGATAAAAAGAGGTAACCGCCGCATCGAGCTTGTGAGGCGGGTGGGATGCCGGGATAAAAATGATCCGGTTCAAATCGAAGATTTCTCGAATTTCTTCGGCACAGCGAAGATGACCCATATGAATCGGGTCAAAGGTACCCCCCAGCAGTCCCCACTTCATGTTCTCACCTGTCCGTTCCCGTATACGATGAATTTTGTTGTGGTCAATTCTTCCAGTCCCATGGGACCGTACGCATGAAGCTTTGTTGTACTGATTCCGATTTCCGCCCCCAACCCCAGCTGGAATCCGTCACTGAACCGCGTGGAAGCGTTCACCAGCACCGTGGATGAATTGACTTCGTTGAGGAATCGCTGGGCGTTGGCGTAGTCGTTGGTAACAATGGATTCCGTGTGAAGCGACCCGTAACGGGCGATATGGTCCATTGCCTCTTCAATTCCACCAACCACCCGGATTGACAGGACCAGATCAAGGTATTCCCTGTACCAGTCTGCTTCCGTTGCCTGTTCAGCATCTGAAATCAGAGCGCAGGTTTCTTCACACCCCCGGATAACAACGTGACTCTCCCTGAGCTTTCGGGCAAGCTCTGGGAGAAAGCGGGGAGCCGCCTCCCGATGAACAAGCAGGGTTTCCATGGCATTGCAGACTCCGGGACGCTGAATCTTGGCGTTGAGGCAGATCTTAGCCGCCATTTCCAGATCCGCATCCGCGTCCACGAATACGTGGCACACGCCTTTATAGTGTTTGATAACGGGAATCCGGGACTGACGGACCACCGCCCGGATGAGGTCTTCTCCACCCCGGGGAATGATCAGGTCGATATATTCCTCCAGTTGCAGTAACTCGTAGACCGCCTCCCGGTCTGTTGTTTCAACGACCTGAATCGCCGCTTCCGGCAGGGAGGTCTCTTTCAGAACATCCTTAAGAAGCCGTCCGATGGCGATGTTGGAATGAATGGCCTCAGAGCCCCCCCTGAGAATGACGGCGTTCCCCGATTTCAGACAGAGGGCCGCGGCATCGGCGGTCACATTGGGACGTGACTCATAGATGATGCCAATCACCCCCAGGGGAATCCGCATCCGGCCCACCAGCAGGCCATTGGGCCGTCGCCACATGGAGGTCACCTTCCCCACGGGATCCGGCAGCGAGGCCACTTCCAGAATGCCGTCGGCCATATCTCGAATCGTGGATTCCTTCAAGGTCAACCGGTCGATCATGGCGGGAGAGAGACCCAGATTCTTCGCGAACGCCACATCCTTTTCATTTTCCTGCATCAGCCAGCCGGCCTGCTGAAGAAGTCGTTCAGCCATCTCCTTCAGGGCCCTGTCCTTGATTTCCGTCGGCATGCGGGAAAGTGTGCGAGAGGCTTCCCGCGCTCCTTCCGCCACTTGTCTCATTTCATCTTGAATAGCCATGCTCCAGTGCCTTTCCAGGCTGCCTCCTTCCGATCTTCGTGATGCCCATATGACAATTGCCGTTGACAACAGACCGGATGTTCATGTAAATAACCCGATCTCTTTAAAGCCGCGCCATGTTTTCATGCAAATTCATCCCTTGCCGACGGCGGTGCTACTCTACAAAAATGGATCGGGTTGTGTCAAGGTCTAATGACCCACAGCCGGTGCGTGAAAAGCAATACCATGTTCAGCATTCGTATCAAAGCAGGTCGGAAAGCCTACGAACAGATTCGTGACGGCGGTTTTTCCTGCGACCGGATTTCTGCTTTTTTCGCTCCCGCAGCCGGTCCACGCTGGCTTGTTGCTACGGGATTCGATCTGACACTTCTTAAAGCGGGGCTTCTGGGAAGGAAGAAACCGGTTCAGTTGATCGGCTCGTCTTCCGGTGCCTGGCGTTTTGCCGCCTGGGTGCAGCCGGAAGCAGAAAAGAGCTATCTAAACCTTATGGAAGCTTACATCCGTATCCCTTACCATAAGGACGATCGCGCGGGTATAGTCCTGCAAAACCTGATCAATGTCGTCAACTCCTACATTGAAGATGACGCCCTGCCTTTTGCCCTGGCTCATAAACATTACCGCCTTGCCGTCCTGACCGCCCGCGTGCGGCATCTCGTTGCTTCGGAATCTTCCTGGATTCAGTCATCCGGATTGTTTCTGTGCTTTCTGATGAACGCCCTGAGCCGATCCACTCTGGATCACTTCACGGAGCGGGTCGTTTTTTACAATGGACCGAACCCGCCTGGCTTCTGTCTTAAAAGTCCTTTCCGAGGCCGGTTTATTCAACTCAATAGAACCAATTTCAAGCATGCAATTCTGGCCTCCGGAGCAATTCCCCTGTTTGTGGCCGGAATTCGCGATATTTACGGGGCGCCCCGGGGTGTCTACCGGGATGGCGGCCTCGTCGATTATCACCAGACCTATGACTTCGCCGAATCAGACGATGACATGACTCTCTTTTTCCACCATCAGGAACGTATTATTCCCGGCTGGTTTGACAAGCGTTTGAAGCATCGCAGAACTCCTGATGTCCTTCTGGACCATACCCTGATGGTTTTTCCCACAGAGGATTTTGTTTCAACCCTTCCTCTTGGAAAGCTTCCGGACCGGGAGGATTTCAGATCTTTCATGGATGATCCGGCAACGCGCATCCGGAACTGGCAGGAGGCCGTCCGACGTTCCGCCCCTCTGGGCGAACAGTTTTTTGAGCTGGTTGAAAGCGGCAAGCTCAGATCTATGGTCGAACGGATTTAGTTCCTGAGACGAATCAGCTTTGACATCAAGGCGACAACCCCATGATTACACTGTTTAAAGTCGGACAACATTCTAATGTACGCAAAGGAAATCGGTTCATGCTTCATCCTGGCATGGCATTGAAAAAAAGAAATCAGGATGCCCGGTAAAATGAAGTTGAAAGAAAAAATCGCCCGGCTTGAGAAAATTCTTGAGTGCTGCACCCTCTGCCCCCGACATTGCCGCGTGGACAGAACCCGGATGCAGATGGGCTTCTGCCATCTGCTCGATTCGGCGGTTGTTGATTGCGCCATGCCCCATTTCGGTGAGGAGCCGCCTATTTCAGGGACTTCCGGGTCGGGAACAATTTTTTTTTCATCCTGCAACCTCCGCTGCCGCTACTGTCAGAATTTTCAAATCAGTCACCATGTTCGCGGAAAGACTCTTGACGCTGCGGCCCTTGCGCAGATCATGCTTTCCCTTCAGGAACAGGGCTGCCATTCCATCGAACCGGTTACCCCGACGCCGCACCTTCCCGTTCTGATTGACGCCCTGCGCATCGCCCGCGAGAAGGGCCTTCACCTTCCTCTGGTATATAACTGCGGCGGCTATGAGAACCCGGAGGTCATCCGTCTTCTGGAAGGTATCGTCGACATCTATCTTCCCGATTTCAAGTACGGCAGTGACGCCGGCGCTTTTTACTTTTCCGGCATAAAAGATTATGTTATGCATGCCGTCGGCTCTCTTCGAGAAATGGTTCGTCAGACAGGAGATACCCTGAGTCCGGACCAGGGCATTGCCCGCAGAGGAATAATCATCCGCCATCTTGTTCTGCCGGGACAAACGGAAAACAGCTTCGCCGTTCTGGATCTGATCAAAAGGCACCTATCCACCGCCGTTCCGCTCAGCATCATGTCCCAGTACACTCCGATACCTGCGATGAAGGATTTTCCTCCCTTGGACAGGCGAATCACCGCGGAAGAATATGAGAAGGTAATGGACTATGCCTTCCATCTCGGTTTTGAACATTTTTTTGTGCAGGAAGTAAATGACCGGAACCTGTCCCCCGATTTTAACCGGGATGCCCCTTTTGACTGGCATTAAGTAATTTCGATCATTCTCCTCTCGAGTATCCCGTAAAGAAAATTTCATGGTTTTGAAAATGATCATCAATAAGGAAGTGTGACTGTAAGAATGCATTTAAAAATAAAAACGACAATGGCCCCGACAGATTTATTTGAAAGCAGCTCTTTTCCGATTTGTCACAGGCCTCTGATTTCCAGGATGTGGTGTATTTTTTTATTCATGGCGTTTTTCCTGCCTTCGAGTTTTGCATCATCGGCCGGCGCTCAGGAATTTGCTTCTTATCCTCCCCTGCCGCGGGGTTTTTCTTCCATAAAGGTCTTCGACAACAAAGGGCGTTATGTTGGCCGGATACTGCCTGAAAAAAGATACTGGGTCTCCATAGACCAGATAAATCCATTTCTGGAGAAGGCCGTGCTGGCAATTGAAGATTGCCGGTTTTACGAACACTCCGGAATTGATATCCGTGGGATTGCCAGAGCCGTTGTTAAAGATGTCACCAAAGGAAAAATCGTCGAAGGCGGCTCGACCATCACCCAGCAACTTATCAAGAATAAATATCTGTCCGCCAGGAAAACCTTCGACCGGAAAATTCAGGAAGTTTCCCTCGCTCTGGAATATGAAAAAAAATACACGAAGAAACAGATCCTGGAAATGTATTTCAATGAAATTTACTACGGCAACGGGGCTTGGGGAATCGCCCAGGCTTCACTTCTTTATTTCGATAAGACTCCCGCAGATCTGACTGAAGCCGAATGCGCGCTTCTGGCCGGTGTTCCAAAGGCGCCAAATCGCTATAATCCTTTCTGCGAAGCCTCTGTGGTCGGAAAACGCAGGAACCTTGTTCTGAAAAGAATGGCGGAACTGAACATGATTACCGCCGGGAAAAAAAGGAGGCTGGCGGCCGTTCCCATAACGGTTTTCAAGCGAGGAGAAGCGCCTTATTATGTAACTCACATTAAAAATCAACTGATTGAACGGTACGGAAAGGAAATTGTCGACAGAGGCGGACTGGAAGTCACCACAGCCATGAATATTGATTTGCAGAGGCAGGCCGAGCGTTTTCTGCGTGAGGGAATAAAGAAGCTATCCCCGGATCTTCAGGGAGCCCTATTCTGCATGGATCCGAACACCGGGGATGTTCTTGCCGCTGTGGGCGGTGTTGATTTCGCCAAAAGCGCTTATGATCGGGCCTATGTCGCCAGACGCCAGCCCGGCTCCGCCATCAAACCGTTCATTTACGCGGCCGCCTTGGAAAAAGGATATACGGCCTCCAGCATCCTGAACGACAGGCCGGCAACTTACAGCCGGGGGGGGCGGGATAGCTGGACGCCCCGGAATTATGAAGGAACAACACAGGGGGAACTTACTGTTCGACAGGCCCTTGCTCACTCCAACAATGTGATTGCCGTTAAATTGCTCGATGCCATCGGCGTCCCCTATTTCGTGAATTTCGCCGGCAGGCAGGGGCTTGCGCTGCGTGCGCAAAACGACCTGTCCCTGGCTCTGGGAACGGAGGAAGTGACCCTTGCCAGTCTTGTCCAGGCCTACACACCGCTGACCAATGGCGGGTTACGGGCCGAAGCACGGACCATCACCCACGTCTATGACCGGTATTATCGTACTTGGACGGAAAATCCCCCGGTTGTCGTCACGCCGGTACTTTTTCCAGCCACCGCCTATGTTGTCACCTCGATGCTGAAAGACGTCCTGAATTACGGGACGGCCAAGACGCTGAAGCGATTCAGCGGAGAACGCCCCTCCGCGGGAAAGACAGGCACGACCGACAACTATCAGGATGCCTGGTTCATTGGCTATACGCCTCAACTCATAACCGGCATCTGGGCAGGCTATGACAAGCCTAAACCAGGAGGGAAAGGTTTTACCGGGGGGGCAGTCTGCGCTCCGATCTGGGAACGATTCATGCGATCCGCATTATCCGGCAAACCAGTTGTTGATTTCCCGAAACCGGAATCGGTCGTTTCCGTTTCCGTCGACCCCATGACGGGCTTCCTGGCAACTCCCGACTGCCCGGAACAACGGGAAGAATTCTACCTGCCCGGCACCCAGCCGGTGGATTACTGTCCCATGCATGGCGGCGAGTCTATTCTTCCGCTGACTCCAGTAGAGACGCTGCCCATGGAACAGGAAAATGCGGAATAAAAAGTGCGGTGGGGAAAAGCAAGTCTTTACGCAAAGGAATATTCTACGATCTCGACGTAATATAAAGATCTTTCAAACCGACTGCTCTGAACTGTGCTGAAAGGAGTTCGTGATGCATTTCAGAAATCGAATAAGCAGGATAGCGCGCTGTCTTTTGGCCTTTCAGATTGTTTTTCT is a window encoding:
- a CDS encoding penicillin-binding protein 1A, with translation MAFFLPSSFASSAGAQEFASYPPLPRGFSSIKVFDNKGRYVGRILPEKRYWVSIDQINPFLEKAVLAIEDCRFYEHSGIDIRGIARAVVKDVTKGKIVEGGSTITQQLIKNKYLSARKTFDRKIQEVSLALEYEKKYTKKQILEMYFNEIYYGNGAWGIAQASLLYFDKTPADLTEAECALLAGVPKAPNRYNPFCEASVVGKRRNLVLKRMAELNMITAGKKRRLAAVPITVFKRGEAPYYVTHIKNQLIERYGKEIVDRGGLEVTTAMNIDLQRQAERFLREGIKKLSPDLQGALFCMDPNTGDVLAAVGGVDFAKSAYDRAYVARRQPGSAIKPFIYAAALEKGYTASSILNDRPATYSRGGRDSWTPRNYEGTTQGELTVRQALAHSNNVIAVKLLDAIGVPYFVNFAGRQGLALRAQNDLSLALGTEEVTLASLVQAYTPLTNGGLRAEARTITHVYDRYYRTWTENPPVVVTPVLFPATAYVVTSMLKDVLNYGTAKTLKRFSGERPSAGKTGTTDNYQDAWFIGYTPQLITGIWAGYDKPKPGGKGFTGGAVCAPIWERFMRSALSGKPVVDFPKPESVVSVSVDPMTGFLATPDCPEQREEFYLPGTQPVDYCPMHGGESILPLTPVETLPMEQENAE
- the nadD gene encoding nicotinate-nucleotide adenylyltransferase; protein product: MKWGLLGGTFDPIHMGHLRCAEEIREIFDLNRIIFIPASHPPHKLDAAVTSFYHREQMVRLAIEGNPSFSFSDVENLRAGKSYSIETVEYFLNKYLKSIEIYFILGQDAFQAIQTWKDWQKLLLLCNFSVLTRPGYESMGLSGILPEEFARQFIYDEAADGYRGPSGHLIYFRQVTFLDISSSDIRARVKNGKSITYLTPDSVRHYIKKNKLYSTE
- a CDS encoding glycine cleavage system protein R, whose amino-acid sequence is MRSYVVFSFMGPDRSGLARQISEFFTARGINIERSRGCVLGGEFGMIILTSGSTDDIERLIKDLDSLREKTGLDIHVRKTKAPLHREVAPSIPYRLVATSIDRPGIIQQICKALHGRGINIDDISTNVDNNPVTGANVFSMVCNFSLPPAVKILDLKTDLNRIGDEYNIDIRFDAVICK
- a CDS encoding GGDEF domain-containing protein, with product MENTAQKETRITTSIEQEELRGISRSVAEIEWLLLILVLLYHVFGGTDVKDAPSIVLSLVMYAAFVMGFRYARFLKQESRWKLAVETWVMTGFVTWALWHTGKLESPLLNSYLLVIITSALALGKLTTLLELALIGTCFIFLGSHSSINELFSLKYVGALFARFAPFVLVAYITTMFASDIRYGLNKIKLMSETDELTGIYNRRGLAIIADRLFGHTVRYNRPLSLLAIDSDNMKRVNDDYGHKAGDQLLVTLVNTIQAQLRHSDILARQGGDEFVVLLPETPSTGALDVAERIRKAVENTPLVLDGKIVRTTVSIGVASYPSEGHSLDVLLAQADFKMYEAKLGGRNKVVQCSV
- a CDS encoding glutamate-5-semialdehyde dehydrogenase: MAIQDEMRQVAEGAREASRTLSRMPTEIKDRALKEMAERLLQQAGWLMQENEKDVAFAKNLGLSPAMIDRLTLKESTIRDMADGILEVASLPDPVGKVTSMWRRPNGLLVGRMRIPLGVIGIIYESRPNVTADAAALCLKSGNAVILRGGSEAIHSNIAIGRLLKDVLKETSLPEAAIQVVETTDREAVYELLQLEEYIDLIIPRGGEDLIRAVVRQSRIPVIKHYKGVCHVFVDADADLEMAAKICLNAKIQRPGVCNAMETLLVHREAAPRFLPELARKLRESHVVIRGCEETCALISDAEQATEADWYREYLDLVLSIRVVGGIEEAMDHIARYGSLHTESIVTNDYANAQRFLNEVNSSTVLVNASTRFSDGFQLGLGAEIGISTTKLHAYGPMGLEELTTTKFIVYGNGQVRT
- a CDS encoding pirin family protein; translated protein: MTITRKIHRVFRSRPIIQGAGVHLMQAFGHREIPLFDPFLLLDDFRSDNPDHYSKGFPWHPHRGIETITYVLRGDVEHRDSMGNQGRITSGDVQWMTAGSGIIHQEMPQGDSKGILEGFQLWANLPAADKMMSPRYRDVKASQIPIIKQDNGVTIRIICGSVNDTRGPVTGIVIDPEYIDVTVPAKTTFSHPTKPGHKVFAYVIFGKGYFCMEKKPFAYEAEGNNDYDLNSNPYLENESLVLFEDGEQVQISTEDEPVRFLLISGKPIGEPIAWRGPIVMNTGEELRIAFDELEKGTFIKQDKP
- a CDS encoding radical SAM protein, which translates into the protein MKLKEKIARLEKILECCTLCPRHCRVDRTRMQMGFCHLLDSAVVDCAMPHFGEEPPISGTSGSGTIFFSSCNLRCRYCQNFQISHHVRGKTLDAAALAQIMLSLQEQGCHSIEPVTPTPHLPVLIDALRIAREKGLHLPLVYNCGGYENPEVIRLLEGIVDIYLPDFKYGSDAGAFYFSGIKDYVMHAVGSLREMVRQTGDTLSPDQGIARRGIIIRHLVLPGQTENSFAVLDLIKRHLSTAVPLSIMSQYTPIPAMKDFPPLDRRITAEEYEKVMDYAFHLGFEHFFVQEVNDRNLSPDFNRDAPFDWH
- a CDS encoding formate--tetrahydrofolate ligase, which translates into the protein MTHRNSRQDTKELKPIADIAATIGLSEDDIEAYGRYKAKVRLEAISRFHSRPDASLILVSAMTPTPAGEGKTTVSIGLAQALARLGKATIAALREPSLGPVFGMKGGATGGGLSRVHPVDDINLHFTNDFAAVESAHNLLSAIVDNSVYHDNILNIDPRKVTWRRVLDMNDRFLRNIVIGLGGSVNGVPRETGFDIVPSSEIMAILCLSRSYRELKEKIRRILVGFTYDDSPVMAGDLKVEGAVTALLKYALLPNLVQTTENVPAIIHGGPFANIAQGTSSILGTDLALRLADYVVTEAGFGFDLGAEKFFDIVAPYGGLNPRIVVLVATVRALKYHAGIAQADLDRSNPRAAVLGMANLRKHYQNIDKFHVSCVIALNRFSSDTDEEINAVVRAAENEGMNIAPCDIFRLGGEGGLELAEKTLELLAGTSCGYRRLYEWNQPVEDKIFTVASEIYGAVSIDYQPLARRNLDLINKYGFDKLPVCIAKTQQSLSDNPGLLGLPRDFIVTVREIRIASGAGFLIPITGEILRMPGLSKRPAAYSIDIDDSGNITGVGSPGGISSLS